One genomic segment of Candidatus Omnitrophota bacterium includes these proteins:
- a CDS encoding glycosidase — protein MTKNEFEKQTQKIFERHQKLLKQKNKKLESGNGIFDRYEYPVLTAAHVPPFWRYDFNRQTNPYLMERMGINSVFNAGAIEWEGKMCVMARVEGWDRKSFFAVAESPTGVDRFRFWDEPVVMPDADEQETNIYDMRLVRHEDGWIYGLFCAESHDPKQPDNLSAAVAACGIARTKDLRNWERLPNLKTKSNQQRNCVLHPEFVNGQYAFYTRPLRDFAATGSGEGIGWGLCGDMENAVIEEEIIIDRREYHTIKEGKNGLGPAPIKTEAGWLHLAHGVRDTAAGMRYVLYLFLADLKNPAKIIKEPGGYFLAPTSEERVGDVSNVVFSNGWIARENGDVFIYYGSSDTRLHVAASTVERLLDYTLNTPSDGLRSSVCIQQRMELIENNRKIMEKWDKTIRI, from the coding sequence ATGACCAAAAATGAATTCGAAAAACAAACTCAAAAGATTTTTGAACGGCATCAGAAATTATTGAAGCAGAAAAATAAAAAGCTGGAATCGGGGAACGGGATCTTCGACCGCTACGAATATCCCGTCCTGACTGCCGCGCATGTTCCTCCATTTTGGCGCTACGACTTCAATCGCCAAACCAATCCCTATCTGATGGAGCGCATGGGAATCAACAGCGTCTTCAACGCGGGCGCCATCGAATGGGAAGGCAAGATGTGCGTGATGGCGCGCGTGGAAGGATGGGATCGCAAATCGTTTTTCGCCGTCGCTGAAAGTCCTACAGGCGTGGATCGTTTCCGCTTTTGGGACGAGCCGGTAGTAATGCCCGATGCGGACGAACAGGAAACCAACATCTACGACATGCGCCTGGTCCGCCATGAAGACGGTTGGATTTACGGGCTGTTCTGCGCGGAAAGCCATGATCCCAAGCAGCCGGACAATCTATCCGCCGCCGTGGCCGCCTGCGGAATCGCGCGTACGAAAGACCTGAGAAATTGGGAGCGCCTGCCAAATTTGAAGACGAAATCCAACCAGCAGCGCAACTGCGTGCTTCATCCCGAATTCGTCAACGGCCAATACGCATTCTATACGCGCCCCTTGCGCGATTTCGCCGCCACCGGCTCCGGCGAAGGCATCGGTTGGGGTTTGTGCGGCGATATGGAAAACGCCGTTATCGAGGAAGAGATTATCATTGACCGGCGCGAATATCATACCATTAAAGAAGGCAAGAACGGCCTTGGACCCGCTCCCATTAAAACCGAAGCCGGATGGCTGCATCTCGCTCACGGCGTGCGCGACACGGCGGCGGGGATGCGCTACGTCCTCTATTTATTCCTGGCGGATTTAAAAAATCCTGCGAAGATTATCAAAGAACCCGGCGGATATTTTCTCGCTCCCACCAGCGAAGAGCGCGTCGGCGACGTATCGAACGTCGTCTTTTCCAATGGTTGGATCGCGCGCGAAAACGGCGACGTCTTCATTTATTACGGATCTTCCGATACGCGCCTGCATGTGGCCGCCTCTACCGTCGAACGCCTGCTCGATTATACGCTGAACACGCCGTCTGACGGATTGCGCTCGTCCGTTTGCATCCAGCAAAGAATGGAATTAATCGAGAACAATCGCAAAATCATGGAAAAATGGGATAAAACAATCCGTATTTGA
- a CDS encoding GH1 family beta-glucosidase has product MIQFPENFLWGSATSSYQIEGAWLEGGKGLSVWDAFAHEPGRIQNGETGDVAADHYHRFREDVELMAEMGLKAYRFSISWPRIQPSGRGKINPEGIRFYSQLIDALLEKGIEPWATLHHWDFPLALQLESGGWLNPRSAEYFRDYADICFQHFGGRVKHWITLNEPWVTAVLGYGQGFFAPGRVSNEEPYIAAHNLLRAHALAVEAYRRKHQDEQKGVIGIANNCDWREPLTDSESDKLAAQRAVEFFLGWFADPIYLGDYPESMKSRVGCRLPRFSEKDKELVIGSADYFGLNHYTTMYAADAGDADSLQEDVKNNSGLCEDHGVLLSADEAWPKTDMGWSIVPWGCRKLLEWIDERYGHPDILLTENGCATKDEVADGEVNDQDRIDFLSQYMMECHKAIQNGVRLKGYFVWSFMDNFEWAFGYSKRFGLHYVDYASGQRIPKASAKWYRSVIQRNGF; this is encoded by the coding sequence ATGATCCAATTTCCCGAAAACTTTTTATGGGGATCCGCTACTTCGAGTTATCAAATCGAAGGGGCGTGGCTTGAGGGCGGAAAAGGGCTTTCCGTCTGGGACGCCTTCGCGCACGAACCGGGAAGAATCCAAAACGGCGAAACTGGCGACGTCGCCGCCGATCACTACCATCGCTTTCGCGAAGATGTGGAGTTGATGGCGGAGATGGGATTGAAAGCCTACCGCTTTTCCATCTCCTGGCCGCGCATTCAGCCTTCCGGACGCGGCAAGATCAATCCCGAAGGCATCCGTTTTTATTCCCAACTCATCGACGCTTTGCTGGAGAAGGGAATCGAGCCGTGGGCGACGCTGCATCATTGGGATTTCCCTTTGGCGCTGCAATTGGAAAGCGGTGGCTGGCTAAATCCCCGCTCGGCGGAATATTTCCGCGATTATGCGGATATTTGTTTTCAACATTTCGGCGGTCGCGTCAAGCATTGGATCACCCTCAACGAACCTTGGGTTACCGCCGTGTTGGGATATGGGCAGGGCTTCTTCGCGCCGGGAAGAGTCTCCAACGAAGAGCCGTATATCGCCGCCCATAACCTGCTGCGCGCCCACGCCCTCGCCGTGGAGGCTTACCGGCGAAAGCATCAAGACGAACAGAAAGGAGTTATTGGAATCGCCAACAACTGCGATTGGCGCGAGCCGCTCACGGATTCCGAATCCGACAAACTGGCGGCTCAACGGGCGGTGGAATTCTTTTTGGGTTGGTTCGCCGATCCCATCTATCTCGGCGATTATCCCGAAAGCATGAAGTCGCGCGTAGGGTGCCGGCTGCCGCGATTTAGCGAGAAGGATAAAGAACTCGTTATAGGTTCCGCCGACTATTTCGGATTGAATCACTACACGACGATGTACGCCGCCGATGCGGGAGACGCGGATTCGCTGCAAGAGGACGTAAAAAACAACAGCGGCCTTTGCGAGGATCACGGCGTGCTTCTCTCCGCCGACGAAGCCTGGCCGAAGACTGATATGGGATGGAGCATCGTTCCTTGGGGATGCCGCAAGCTGCTGGAATGGATCGACGAACGTTACGGACATCCCGATATTCTGCTAACCGAAAACGGCTGCGCAACGAAGGATGAGGTTGCCGACGGCGAAGTGAACGATCAAGACCGCATCGATTTCCTCTCGCAATACATGATGGAATGTCATAAGGCGATTCAAAACGGAGTACGATTGAAGGGCTATTTCGTCTGGTCGTTTATGGATAATTTCGAATGGGCGTTTGGTTACTCCAAGCGCTTCGGCCTTCATTACGTCGATTACGCCTCCGGCCAACGCATCCCGAAAGCCTCGGCGAAATGGTATCGAAGCGTAATCCAGCGGAATGGATTTTAA
- a CDS encoding prenyltransferase/squalene oxidase repeat-containing protein, whose protein sequence is MDSSNRRQFIKQMVIASGSLIVLRSSQAKSENDILDGILTFIHRTANKNGSFQPGIDPLYKGISDTNLSGIAAPVYATILCHTFDWNLPNSNETKDFLYRCQKPDGAFYPPTGSMDPNSPQAKFYNTAQSTVALKLLGEKPKYDPTPVAEFFFKTEELEKLPLYMTSFFPYFYTVLGVSMPDKIDRFLRGLIERKQTEDGYVGNHVASTFHAAHYYRLIGLPTPKADAMVERALRDQKEDGSWHLCEPDWDVHAAFDALFILRQLGKSEDSRIQKCYKRANKWIMKCRKPDGGFAHYPENLDSDMDAVYFQTGSLVQTGILPIAKKLQYEEILGWGHAMIPGKKYSCLAG, encoded by the coding sequence ATGGACTCTTCGAACCGGCGTCAATTTATCAAGCAAATGGTAATCGCTTCCGGAAGTTTAATCGTATTGCGGAGTTCTCAGGCAAAAAGCGAAAATGATATCCTCGATGGAATTCTGACTTTTATCCATCGAACTGCGAATAAGAATGGTTCATTCCAGCCGGGAATCGATCCCCTATATAAAGGAATATCGGATACGAATTTATCGGGGATTGCGGCTCCCGTATACGCGACTATTCTTTGCCATACGTTCGATTGGAATCTCCCCAATTCCAATGAAACCAAAGACTTTCTCTATCGATGTCAAAAACCCGATGGCGCTTTCTATCCCCCAACGGGCAGTATGGATCCCAATTCTCCCCAAGCGAAATTTTACAATACCGCCCAAAGTACGGTAGCGTTGAAATTATTAGGTGAAAAACCAAAATACGATCCAACGCCGGTTGCCGAATTCTTTTTCAAGACGGAGGAACTGGAAAAATTGCCTCTGTATATGACCAGTTTTTTCCCCTACTTCTACACGGTCCTTGGCGTCTCGATGCCGGATAAGATCGATCGGTTTCTACGCGGTTTAATCGAACGGAAGCAAACTGAGGACGGTTATGTGGGAAACCACGTAGCTTCCACGTTTCACGCCGCTCATTATTACCGATTAATCGGTTTGCCGACGCCGAAAGCCGATGCGATGGTAGAACGGGCGTTGCGCGATCAAAAAGAAGATGGCTCGTGGCATTTATGCGAACCGGATTGGGATGTGCACGCCGCATTCGACGCTCTTTTCATCTTGCGGCAGTTGGGGAAGAGCGAAGATTCTCGCATTCAAAAATGCTATAAGCGCGCTAACAAATGGATTATGAAATGCCGGAAGCCGGATGGCGGATTCGCCCATTATCCGGAGAATCTGGATTCCGATATGGACGCCGTCTATTTTCAAACCGGCTCGCTTGTCCAAACTGGGATTTTGCCCATCGCGAAAAAATTGCAGTATGAAGAGATACTGGGTTGGGGACACGCCATGATTCCGGGAAAAAAGTATTCATGTCTGGCGGGCTGA
- a CDS encoding tyrosine-type recombinase/integrase, producing MKITAKLLKSLADPTVSAASASPGKDYSIFDDDIPGFGVRVYPSGKRAFIFMYRHGGLQKKLTLGRYPAITVDQARRMAAEKALILASGIDPARSGEAITVGAFCAKYLERWAKPRKKTWRCDERRINRVILPRWGSKRLETIRRADVERLIVELGRTAPIEANRILSLLLKIFNLAVQWGAVPNGFVNPAQRVEKHRERKRERWLTPAEIPRFLRAVAEEPDIYVRAGIILYLFTGLRKLELLHRRWSDLDLDRRVLRLEDTKAGRAFELPLSEAAVEVFCALPRLSPWIFPGKGDKPVQDFYRKAWARIRARAGMPDLTIHSLRHTFASWLASSGESMRIIGGALNQSTASITERYAHLGDDPLRQAVERHGKRLPGALEIVNPRKKEEAI from the coding sequence ATGAAAATAACCGCGAAACTTCTTAAATCTCTCGCTGATCCTACTGTCTCCGCCGCTTCCGCTTCCCCTGGAAAGGATTATTCGATCTTTGACGATGACATCCCCGGTTTTGGCGTTCGAGTTTATCCCAGCGGAAAGCGCGCCTTCATTTTCATGTACCGTCATGGAGGCCTCCAGAAAAAACTTACCCTAGGCCGCTATCCGGCTATTACTGTTGACCAGGCGCGGCGCATGGCCGCTGAGAAAGCGCTGATCCTCGCCAGCGGCATCGATCCCGCTCGATCCGGTGAAGCGATAACGGTGGGCGCCTTCTGCGCCAAGTACCTGGAGCGCTGGGCGAAGCCGCGCAAGAAGACTTGGCGTTGCGATGAGCGGCGTATCAATCGAGTGATTCTACCGCGCTGGGGATCGAAGCGGCTGGAGACGATCCGGCGGGCGGATGTGGAGAGGCTTATCGTTGAGTTGGGACGAACGGCGCCTATTGAGGCGAACCGCATCCTTTCCCTTCTTCTCAAGATATTCAATCTCGCCGTTCAGTGGGGCGCGGTTCCTAACGGTTTCGTCAACCCAGCGCAGCGTGTGGAAAAGCATCGCGAACGCAAGCGTGAACGCTGGTTGACGCCGGCGGAAATTCCACGATTCTTAAGGGCGGTGGCTGAAGAGCCGGATATCTATGTTCGGGCGGGGATAATCCTCTATTTATTCACCGGGCTGCGGAAACTCGAGCTTTTGCATCGCCGGTGGAGCGATCTGGATTTGGATCGGCGCGTCTTGCGATTGGAGGATACGAAGGCGGGACGGGCGTTCGAATTGCCGCTTTCCGAAGCGGCGGTAGAGGTCTTCTGCGCTCTCCCCCGGCTTTCCCCTTGGATTTTTCCGGGGAAGGGAGATAAACCTGTCCAGGATTTCTATCGCAAGGCGTGGGCACGCATCCGGGCGCGGGCGGGAATGCCTGACCTCACGATTCATTCGTTGCGCCATACGTTTGCCTCTTGGCTGGCTTCGAGCGGGGAGTCCATGCGGATCATCGGCGGGGCGCTGAATCAGAGCACAGCGTCGATTACCGAGCGATACGCCCACCTTGGCGACGATCCTCTCAGACAGGCGGTAGAGCGGCATGGGAAGCGGCTTCCTGGAGCCTTGGAGATTGTGAATCCCAGAAAAAAAGAAGAGGCTATTTAG
- a CDS encoding DUF4352 domain-containing protein produces the protein MTEIIMDLYNNIINASKPLFLIILGFVGVILAFFLVIVFIGFLIESDNSIHNNENTQSSLILNISTPRTLPMREPKPTKTPTLAPPPTLTPTPAPRYFKEKQDAKIGYMSYYVYRSWWSNRISNNPYLNVKPNAVYLFVEISIRNDDLKARSIPPFNLVDERGAEYEMSHRGMGDNFITTVFESLNPGVARRGFLLFDIPQQNRYRIKVSGGFWSGVDTYIELSPK, from the coding sequence ATGACAGAAATAATTATGGACCTATATAACAATATAATTAACGCATCTAAGCCTTTGTTTTTAATAATCTTAGGTTTCGTTGGCGTAATTTTAGCGTTTTTCCTTGTCATCGTTTTTATTGGATTTTTAATTGAATCGGATAACTCTATACATAATAACGAAAATACTCAATCGTCGTTGATTCTAAATATATCGACGCCTAGAACCTTGCCAATGCGGGAACCAAAACCAACTAAAACGCCAACCTTAGCGCCTCCTCCAACGTTGACGCCGACTCCAGCCCCGCGATATTTCAAGGAAAAACAGGATGCAAAAATCGGGTATATGTCTTATTACGTCTATCGATCATGGTGGTCAAACCGAATTTCTAACAACCCCTATTTGAACGTGAAGCCGAATGCCGTGTATCTATTCGTTGAGATTTCTATTAGGAATGACGACTTGAAGGCAAGGAGCATTCCTCCTTTCAATTTAGTTGATGAAAGGGGGGCAGAATATGAAATGAGTCATCGGGGGATGGGCGATAATTTTATTACAACAGTTTTTGAAAGTCTTAATCCAGGTGTAGCCAGAAGAGGATTTCTTCTTTTTGATATCCCACAACAAAATCGTTACAGAATTAAAGTTTCCGGTGGCTTTTGGTCTGGAGTTGATACCTATATTGAATTGTCTCCAAAATAA
- a CDS encoding type I restriction enzyme HsdR N-terminal domain-containing protein: MADIPKKVEDRLIEGLKKYQPIIVSLKDKDVNESDTVTLVTDLLADVFGFDKYTEITREHSIRGTYVDLAIILSGKIQLLIEVKAIGLELKENHVRQAVDYASNEGVEWVALTNGAIWHIYKVSFTKPITFELVLQINLSELNFRTGSHIESLFLLTKEALGKSALEDFHNKKQATSKYCISAVLLSETGLSFLRRELRRLAPNIKVDLDEIEATLTSEVIKREIFDGEELKASIRKVKKVTANKQSPKNATEKLEKPDNEEEQDVDIQESAEPKEEIIKEVQKNSNQSNP; this comes from the coding sequence ATGGCGGATATTCCTAAAAAGGTTGAAGATAGGTTGATTGAAGGATTGAAAAAATATCAACCAATCATTGTTTCACTGAAAGATAAGGACGTTAATGAATCGGATACCGTTACTCTGGTCACCGATCTCCTGGCCGATGTTTTTGGCTTCGACAAATATACGGAGATAACACGGGAGCACAGCATTCGCGGCACCTATGTTGACTTGGCGATCATCTTGAGCGGTAAAATCCAATTGCTTATTGAGGTAAAGGCCATTGGATTGGAACTCAAAGAAAATCATGTCCGCCAAGCCGTCGATTACGCTTCGAACGAGGGAGTCGAATGGGTTGCTTTAACCAATGGAGCAATATGGCACATCTATAAGGTTTCTTTTACAAAACCGATAACTTTTGAGCTGGTGCTCCAGATCAATTTATCGGAATTGAATTTCCGAACCGGCAGTCACATTGAAAGCCTATTCCTTCTCACCAAAGAGGCGTTGGGAAAATCCGCCCTCGAAGATTTTCACAATAAGAAACAGGCCACCAGTAAATATTGCATATCCGCCGTTTTGCTGAGCGAAACCGGGCTTTCGTTTCTTCGACGCGAGCTCCGGCGGTTGGCTCCAAACATTAAAGTCGATCTCGACGAAATCGAAGCAACGCTGACAAGCGAGGTCATAAAGAGAGAGATATTCGACGGAGAAGAATTGAAGGCATCGATTCGGAAGGTTAAAAAAGTCACGGCCAACAAACAATCTCCAAAAAACGCGACCGAGAAATTGGAGAAACCGGATAACGAGGAAGAGCAAGATGTAGATATTCAAGAAAGCGCAGAACCGAAAGAAGAAATTATAAAAGAAGTCCAGAAGAATTCCAATCAATCGAATCCCTAA
- a CDS encoding helix-turn-helix domain-containing protein has product MTNEFTCPLAGMLETMTSLLNEIKSKQSPTNHQLNFTSKQAAEILGISEAELSRMRARNNGPKFHILNEVGSKPRYYYFWKDLEEWRENTTLFSNLAEVQEIRDGRRAVELQVIKERAGI; this is encoded by the coding sequence ATGACAAACGAATTTACATGTCCACTGGCGGGAATGCTGGAGACGATGACCAGCTTGCTCAACGAGATCAAGTCGAAGCAGTCCCCGACAAACCATCAACTTAATTTTACCTCCAAGCAGGCCGCCGAGATATTGGGCATCTCCGAAGCGGAACTCTCGCGGATGCGGGCGCGCAATAACGGACCGAAATTCCATATCCTGAATGAGGTTGGTTCCAAACCTCGTTATTACTACTTCTGGAAAGACCTGGAAGAGTGGCGCGAGAATACGACGCTCTTTTCCAACCTGGCCGAAGTGCAGGAAATCCGCGACGGGCGGCGAGCGGTGGAACTCCAAGTTATCAAAGAGCGCGCCGGCATCTAA
- a CDS encoding ParB/RepB/Spo0J family partition protein, which translates to MNETTIQNPASQAKFLHIPIHKITPTPDNPRRSRPNDPRLRELTDSIRALGVLEPILVRPLPAKGDGEYELRSGERRWRAAREAGLTEIPALAREMDDLQALAITVTENLQREDLHPLEEAQGIQSLLDHGWTLEQTAAQIGKSPRFTARRAQLNRLTPIWRELAFDENGSVSAWSAAHLELIARLPAAMQEQAAYEFDDRQDAWKRYTSLNDLRRHLADQLRALSLAPWKLEDESLFPEAGACSACVQRSDHQPLLFDEEEFQAEAKPGKRSSKKPGANVHCLNAVCWKRKAQAFIARREEELRQGYGKSLILVGDRQNGDDGDAFVDQKTPSWKINKCRKSAPGARPCLSVDGPDAGKFFWGTNTVHGDGNPPREPGQPSTLEERQAKHRKQRQRIVVQKVIEQLEKWQEEDSDLPAFIGACERLALVLTFGTAERLDNACYDHHYDADGCFRSDENSCRIWDELEKRKQLPLAALTDSLLRSACAVLFQRLKRGLKNDSEPPIAEAKRACAFFGLDFAQFERMAEKKKPDPKSWEKEAEKTQSEQAPEDEQPEQAAETLDMEAPPAKAQLAAEDKPPECLKCIEQRADYCTQEDGGCCRSCPDPCNGRQSCQLEMRSEETQAPARRGRPKKGKTTDEVI; encoded by the coding sequence ATGAACGAAACCACTATTCAAAATCCCGCCTCTCAGGCGAAATTTCTGCACATTCCCATCCACAAGATCACGCCCACGCCGGATAACCCCCGCCGCTCCCGCCCGAACGATCCCCGGCTGCGGGAGTTGACAGACTCCATCCGGGCGCTGGGGGTGTTGGAACCGATTCTCGTCCGTCCCCTGCCCGCCAAGGGCGATGGTGAGTACGAGCTGCGCTCCGGGGAGCGGCGCTGGCGGGCGGCGCGGGAGGCGGGACTGACGGAGATTCCCGCCCTGGCGCGGGAGATGGACGATCTTCAGGCGCTGGCCATCACGGTGACGGAGAACTTGCAGCGGGAGGACCTGCATCCACTGGAAGAAGCCCAAGGCATCCAGTCGCTGCTGGATCACGGCTGGACGCTGGAGCAGACGGCGGCTCAGATCGGTAAATCGCCGCGCTTCACGGCGCGGCGGGCGCAGTTGAACCGCCTGACGCCGATCTGGCGGGAGTTGGCCTTCGACGAGAATGGCTCGGTATCCGCCTGGTCCGCCGCCCATCTGGAATTGATCGCGCGGCTGCCGGCGGCGATGCAGGAACAAGCGGCTTATGAGTTCGACGACCGCCAGGACGCATGGAAACGCTATACCTCCCTCAATGATCTGCGCCGCCATTTGGCGGACCAATTGCGGGCGCTGTCCCTGGCCCCCTGGAAGTTGGAGGACGAATCCCTATTCCCGGAAGCGGGCGCCTGTTCGGCCTGCGTCCAGCGCTCCGATCACCAGCCTTTATTGTTCGACGAGGAAGAATTCCAAGCCGAAGCCAAACCGGGAAAGCGCAGTTCCAAGAAACCCGGCGCGAATGTCCATTGCCTGAACGCCGTCTGCTGGAAGCGGAAGGCGCAAGCCTTCATCGCCCGGCGGGAGGAAGAACTGCGGCAGGGATACGGAAAATCGCTGATCCTGGTGGGCGACCGCCAGAATGGCGATGACGGCGACGCCTTTGTCGATCAGAAGACGCCATCCTGGAAAATCAATAAATGCAGGAAATCGGCTCCGGGCGCCCGCCCCTGCCTCTCGGTGGACGGCCCCGACGCCGGGAAATTCTTCTGGGGAACGAATACGGTCCACGGCGACGGGAATCCGCCGCGCGAACCCGGCCAGCCTTCCACCCTGGAGGAGCGCCAGGCCAAGCATCGCAAACAACGCCAACGAATCGTCGTGCAAAAGGTCATCGAACAATTGGAGAAATGGCAGGAAGAAGATTCCGATCTTCCCGCCTTCATCGGCGCCTGCGAACGCTTGGCGCTGGTCTTGACCTTCGGCACTGCCGAACGCCTCGATAACGCCTGCTACGATCATCATTACGATGCGGATGGATGTTTTCGCTCCGACGAAAATTCCTGCCGCATCTGGGACGAGTTGGAGAAGCGGAAGCAACTTCCCTTGGCGGCCCTGACCGATTCGCTTTTGCGATCCGCCTGCGCGGTTTTATTCCAACGCTTGAAGCGGGGATTGAAGAACGATTCAGAACCGCCCATCGCGGAAGCAAAGAGAGCCTGCGCCTTCTTTGGCCTCGATTTCGCGCAGTTCGAGCGGATGGCGGAAAAGAAGAAGCCGGATCCAAAGTCCTGGGAAAAAGAAGCCGAAAAGACTCAATCGGAGCAAGCGCCGGAAGATGAGCAACCGGAGCAAGCGGCGGAAACGCTGGATATGGAAGCGCCACCGGCGAAAGCGCAACTGGCGGCGGAGGACAAGCCGCCGGAATGCCTGAAGTGCATCGAACAGCGCGCCGATTACTGCACGCAAGAGGATGGCGGTTGTTGCCGCTCATGTCCCGATCCCTGCAACGGCAGGCAAAGTTGCCAGTTGGAAATGCGATCGGAGGAAACGCAAGCGCCGGCCCGCCGAGGGCGGCCCAAGAAAGGAAAAACCACCGATGAAGTTATATGA
- a CDS encoding siphovirus Gp157 family protein, which translates to MKLYEISQQYEEIMAELEGTEGALTPEIQQRLDAVEDDLKRKVENIACLIRQFQADGETCKSESERLTALRKSRERAAEGLKAYALGQLQRLGLKKVETELFVVSRQANPERVVIDDENELPGLFFTAKLTMPFVELPEELRPRANREPDKTLIKKFIEAHPDAPIPGVHLEAGESLRIR; encoded by the coding sequence ATGAAGTTATATGAAATATCCCAGCAATACGAAGAGATCATGGCGGAACTGGAAGGGACGGAAGGCGCGCTCACCCCGGAGATTCAGCAGCGGCTGGACGCCGTGGAGGACGACCTCAAACGGAAAGTGGAGAACATCGCCTGCCTCATCCGCCAATTCCAGGCGGACGGGGAAACCTGCAAGAGCGAGAGCGAGCGGCTGACCGCCTTGCGCAAGTCGCGGGAGCGCGCCGCCGAGGGCTTGAAGGCCTACGCTCTGGGCCAGTTGCAGCGCTTGGGTCTCAAGAAGGTGGAGACGGAGTTGTTCGTCGTCTCGCGCCAGGCCAACCCCGAACGAGTGGTCATCGACGACGAGAACGAACTGCCGGGCTTGTTCTTCACGGCGAAATTGACCATGCCCTTCGTCGAACTGCCGGAAGAGCTGCGGCCTCGCGCCAACCGGGAACCCGACAAAACTCTTATCAAGAAATTTATCGAAGCCCATCCCGACGCGCCCATTCCCGGCGTCCATCTGGAAGCGGGCGAATCGCTGCGCATCCGCTAG